The region CTCAGCCGCAAGACTTTGCTTGCGTCGCATCGATTCACCCTTCAACTCCATCCGATGAGCCTTGTGAGTTAGCCGGTCCAGGATGGCATCGGCCAAGGTAGGATCGTCGATGTATTCGTGCCATTTACTCACCGGCAGTTGCGAGGTGATGATCGTAGCGGCCTTGCCATGCCGGTCCTCCATGATCTGTAACAGGGCCAATCGGCCATTCTGATCAAGGGGTTGTAAGCCCCAGTCATCCAGAATGAGCAGGTGTTGCCGCTCCAGACGACTCATCTCCCGCTGGTAGGAGCCGTCGGCTTTAGCCAGTTGCAGTCGCTGTATGAGCCGGATCAGATTGTGATAACCCACCCGATACCCCAGCTGACAGGCCTGATAGCCCAGGGCCGAAGCCACGTAACTTTTGCCGCAGCCAGTTGATCCCGTCAGGAAGATATTCTCGGCTCGATCGATGAAGCGGCAGTCGGCCAAACGAAGCACCAGCGTCTTATCCAGGTTGCGGCCAGGGCCGTAGTGCAACTCTTCCAGCGAGGCCTGATAGCGAAAGCGGGCCGCCCGGATGGCCATCTGGGTGCGTCGGTGTTGACGGTACTCATGTTCAGCTTCAGTAAGCTGGGCCAGCAGTTCGTCGGCAGGCGGTTGCTGGTGAAGGGGTAGGCGAAGCAGGGTCTCGAAGGCCTGATACATGCCCACCAGTTTAAGGTCCCGTAGTCGGTCAAGTGTCGCTTGGTTATTCATACTTTTTATTCCCTTTTGTAGTTGGTACGTGTGTTGATTGGCTCGGCTTTACTGGTAGGCTGATGCGCCCCGGATGTTTTCATGGCTGGGTACTGAGCTGACAGGACTGGCATCGGAGAGCGTATCCAGCCCGCGTTCGATGATGGATCGGATGACTTTGTAGCTCACGCTCTGGTAGCACAACGCCCGTTGGCAGGCCCGCTCCAGACGTTCTCTACCCACTTTCTTTTCCAGACTTAGTACACCCTGGCACGACTTATAAGCCTGTTCGGGATGCGCCCGGCTCGTTAGGATGGCTTCGACGGCCTGCCGGGTTTGGGGGCCAATGCGGTCGGCCCGACGGACGAACGTCTCCGGGCTCCAGTCACTGATCCACTGATGGGCTGGGGGCAAATGCTCTTTGAGTGTCGAGTAATGGTACTGTCCCTGTAATCGCTGGTGAGTCGCAATACGCTGGTGCTGGCAGTAGACTTCAACGCTTGACGCCGTGTAGATCAGCCGTACCCACTGGCCGATGTAGCGATAGGGTACGCTGTAATAATGCTTGTCTTCTGACAGCAGTACATGGCCGTTTTTCTGAACCCGGCTCCCCGCATAGTGTTTGATGAGATAAGCCGTGTTGGGCAACCCCATCAAGTGCATTCGCTCCCGCTCCTCGAACTGCGACTGCCGACTATGGCCCCGGTTCTGAAAGCGCATTTGGTTGTGGGCGTCGAGTAAGGGGCGGATAGCCGCATTGAGATCGTCAAGTCGATGAAAGACCTCATTGCGCAGGGGAGCGTAGATGCGTCGATAGAGGATGTTGACGGCTCCTTCGACCAGAGCTTTGTCGCGGGGCTTACCGCTCCGGGCCGGCAGGATCGTCGTTTGATAATGGAGCGCAAAGTCAGCCAGCGTCTCATTGATCTGGGGTTCATAGCGATCCGAGCGAATCACAGCCGCTTTGAGGTTATCGGGCACGATGGCCGCTGGTACGCCCCCGAAGTAATGCAGGGCGTTTTGCAGGGCGGTGATGAAGTCCTCCTTGCGCTGAGTAGCCACTACCTGGGCGTAAGTGAGCTGACTGCAACCCAGCACGGCCACGAAGAACTCGACCGGCCTAACCTCCCCTGTTGTCTGGTCGACCAGCGAGAGCCGCTTGCCCGCAAAGTCGACGAAGAGTTTGTCGCCCGCTTTGTGCTCAATGTGCATGCTGGTCTGCTGCCGCTGGCTCCAAAGCTGATAATAGTGGCAGAACTGCGTATACTGATAGCCGTTGGGATGTTCGGCTTTGTAATCCAGCCAAAGACTATACCGGGTAACGCCGGGTCGGGTCAGTTCGCGGTCAATCTGAGCGAATCGTTGTTGAAGAATAGTTAGGGGGGCGTCGGGTGAGGGCGCAGGCGGACGACTTTGTACCAGCTCATCCAACTGTTGGTCGGAGAGTTGCGGGAGGGAAAGCGTTGCCGGATCGGGAAGCATGCGCAGGTAGCCCCGGACGGTATTGCGAGCCAGGCCTAGCGAACGGGCAATATCCCGGATAGACTTATGTTGCTGCTGGAGAAGCAGAATCTGACGGAGTAGGTGCATAGGAAGACGCTGGTTGGCCATAGGTTCGGAGGGTCAATTTGTTCCGAAACTACGGTGATTAGGCGGCTCCTGCTCAGCGGGCGGGGTGGGTCAGTTTGGCCCGAAATGGGTGGGTCAACTACATCCGAAACAGGTGGGTCAGTTTACTCCGAAATACACAGGTGAGTAGCGAAATGATACTTTTTTAAAAATCTGTGAATACCAAAACCAATAACTTCTCCTAATCAGCGATACGATCACTTACCTTTTTCAGGTCTCTCCTATACATCAATAATTGACCATTGGAGAAAAGGATACGCGTTCAGGTTCTATCTTCGCTCATCCAATTTCCCCATGTCAATACGTCCACTACCTATCTTTTCAACAGAGCAGGCCTTGTTCGATGGCCTGAGTCGTCGTGATGAGCGGGCTTATTCGTTCTTATACGCTGAAACTTATCCGTCTTTCCGCTACTGGGTTTTAACAAACAGTGGATCGGAAATGGATGCTGAAGATGCTTTTCAAAAAGGGCTGATGAGTTTTCTGCTTAACCTGGAAACCGGCCAATATCAATTACAGACAGGTACCCGGATCACTACCGTTGTTTTTGAATACTGTAAACGGGTATGGCTGACAGAACTAAAGTCGGCCAGGCTCCAGAAACGAGCCGTGATGCCGGATACCATCGACAGCATTGATACTATGGATGTAGCCAAGGATATGGAACGAATGGAGGTTGTTAATGCCGTCCGGCAGTCGTTAGGGCAGCTTAAAGACGAATGTCGAAAATTAATTGAGTGGTTTTATGTCGACGATTTATCCCTTCGGGAGATTGCCGAACGCCTGGGCATGAAAGAGTCTTCGGTAAAATCGAAGCGCTATGACTGTGCCGAAAAATTAAAAGCGTTTTATCAGCAAACCGCTACCAAACTAGGATTATGAAGTTATCGGAAGATCAATACGAGATTATTGAAGCGTATTTAACCAACGAATTATCAGCACCCGACCGGGCTTCGTTCGAGCGTGACCTACTAACGGATGCGGAGCTTCGGGCGGAGGTTGACCGGCAGCGCACCATCCGGATGGGCTTACGGGCGCTGGGAATTGAACGGGCACTTGAACGGGCAAAAAGCCAGTACAAAGCGGAGTTGGAGCGGACTGAAACAGCACCGGCCGAGCAGCCCGTTGTCCGGCCCTTCATCAGTTGGCGGTATTGGGCTGCGGCAGCCTCTATCGTCGCCGTATTGGGAGCGGGATACTATACTTACCAGCAAACTATTGGTCAACAATCAGATATCGCTTTCGCAGAAACACTCGCATCTGACCCGGCAGCTGAGTTAACAAAAGACTTTCCGGCTGGTGCGCTTACACCCTCCACCCGTACCGAGTTTCTGGAGGCCCTAAAAAAATACAAAGCGGGTAAATACGATGAAGTAATCGCCCGGCTTAAGACCCTCCCCGCCGACAAACAGTCGATACATTACAAAAACTATTTTCTCGGTTTGAGTTACCTGGCTAATAAACAACCCGGTGCAGCCATTCCCTTGCTGAGTAAGGCCCAGGCAAGTTCTTCGCTAGCCATCCGGCAAAAAGCGGAGTGGTTTCTGGCGCTGGCGTACGTCAAGAATGAGCAAAAAGAGAAGGCTCTGCCCATGCTGAAGAAAATCAGCACGAACAGAGCCCATCCGTTCAACGCACTGGCAAAGCAGGTGTTACAAAAGGTGCAGTAAGGCGATTTACTGCTTGAATAAAGTTTCAACTTCGGCAGCCGTGATGGCCCGCTTGTAAATTCGGATGTCGTCCATGGCGCCGTTGAAATACCACGGCAACGACTGGTACTGTGCACCGAATTTAAGCTCCCCACCGGGGCACTTATCGATTGCGGTGGCGGGTAGATTATCCGTTTTGAAGACGAGAATGTTATTAAAGTACATCCGGGCCGACCGACCGCTGTAGGTAAAGACGAGGTGATACCAAGTATTCAACACGACCGGACTGGTAAACGCCAGATCCTGCCAGCCCACTCCACCCACGCAATTACTATTTTGCTTAATGTTGGTCATGAACGTGAGGGCAGGACCAACATCTCCTTCCAATTTAATTAAAGAGCTGTACGTTTGAGGCAGGCCATCGCTGAAGCGGGATTTATTATAAATCTGCATTCGTCCGTTTATGGCTACCGGTTTAATCCATAAACTAACGGTCATAGCATCCGGATTCAGGCTGCTATTATCATCCATGTAGAAGTAATCGCCCGAGCCATCCAACAGAATAGCCGAGTTCGCCCGACCGTTACGATCTGTTGTAAAGGTGGCATTGTCAACCAGTTTGACGTGGTTATTATAACCACTGACATCCTGAAGCGATTTATCATTGAACGATACGGAGGCAATTAAGTCCTGGGATACAGGATCGGCCTGGGTTGTAAAGGACAAAATAGGTCCATAAATTATTTCACCGGATGACAGTCTGGCATACGCCCGATAATAGTATATTTTACTGGGCGTCAGATCATTAAGTGTAATGACTATAGGATTCCCTACTGAAGGGCTGGCAACTTTGGCAGCCGGACTGTTCACATCCGGTGTGCTGGTAGTAGAGGAGTAATAGATACCAAATTCATAAGCTGCCGGATTACCAAGATTCGATACAATGAAATTAATCCCAGCCGTTGTAATACCTACACTTGCGGTGCCGTTTACAGCCACCGCTGGATTCTGCCCAGTCTGGAATGTTTGTACCGTACTGTAGCTAATTAGTCCAGCGGAATTCACCGCAAAACTCCGTACGTAATACAGTGTATTGGGCTGAAGGTTCGTAAGTGAAACGGGCAACGCGGTATTAAGCGGAGCTGTAGTCGTAAACGATTCTGTTTTATCTATATCGACTTCCGGTGATTGTTTGACAGCTGAATAACATACCCCATACCGAATAATTGGTGCGTTGCCATTGGATGTTATGGACATTCCTGCTACTGCTGTAGTGGCCGAATACGCAGTAATAGCCTGTAACGTTACTGTCGGCTTCACCGCATCACTTACCGTAACGACCTGCTGAAGTGTGGTTTCAAGACCGCAGGTGTTTGTCAGCGTAGCCTTCACGGTATACGTACCATTGGCCGGATACGTGTACTTAGTTGTTAGGCCGGTAGTGGTGGCCGTGGAGCCATTGCCAAAATCCCAAACCACTTTATCGATGGTACCACTGCCGCCACTGATTGAAAAATCCACAATTCGCTGTTGAGGCTGGGCATTGAGGGTACCCGATGGCTTAACACACTCACGCTGCGACTTTTTAGTCGGTAAGTCCCACGGGTTGCAACTTAAAATCATTACTCCGCTACTACAGGCGAGCAGAAAGCAAAGTATACATGTAAATAAGCGATTCATTATGAATAAGAAGTTTGTATAGTATGAATAGAGTATTAAAACGTGTAACCAACGGCCAGCCCCCACGACTGCGACGACGGTTTCCATTGAAATGCGCTGGTGGACGGCTTTGGCTTGTGGAGCAACAGGTACAATTCCGCGACGGTAGCCACAGCGGCCACACCAACGCAGGCCTTAAACAAGCCGTTTTTCTGTTGGGCTGCTTCGGCGGCACTGTAAGCTTCGTTATACTGCCGATAGGTGTTCGGGTCGGCAATAATGCCGCTACCCGTAGGGTCGGCCGTTTGGCTGATCTGATTCAGGGCGCTGAATTTCGAGTTATAATCATTCCTCAGTAGCAAAGCGTAGGCCCCGGCACCAACCGCCACCAGACCCGTTACCACCTTTATACCGACTTGTTTGGACGGCCTGGAGAGATTATCAATCGTACGAATTTGTAAGCGTAGCGTTTCCTGACGGGTTGTTGTATAACTAAGGGCCTTGCTATAGCTCTCTTTAGCTCGTAAGTACTGCTTTTGATTGAAAAGCTGGTTCCCTTCGCGCTCGTAATAATCCGCAAACTGTCCTTTCGTGATCAGGTCATCAGGGTTTAAGTTAAGTAGTTGATTCATCAACTTTATTGCTTCAGCCCCCTTCCCTTGCCGCATAGCATCGTCGGCCTGCTTACGTAAAGCCAGTCCGGTCGTACACTCCTGAATTTGCTCTTTGGCGTAAGTGTCATTTTCAAAGCCCGGCACTTCGAGGCAGTTCTGATACTGTCGGCGGGCTTCTAAATACTTACCTTCTTTAAATAAATCATCTCCTCTTTTTCGGTACCGGTCATATTCTTCATCGACGACAACGGTTTTGGCCGTCTCACGGCTTCCGCCCATCACTCGCCGGGAAGGCATCAGAAAAACGGTCAGCAACAACAGCAGGATGAACGGGTGTATTAGTTTATGCATAGAATTGATTTTACTGGTTTGTGGATTGTTTTATTTTTCGTCTGACTTCTTCGGTGTCTTTCAACGCCCGTGCTACCTGATACCATTCTCTGGCCCCCTCAAACTCGTCGTTATCAAAGATTTTGTTTGCCTTAGCCATGTATTTGTTAAAAGCAGCGTCGGCTTTGGCTGTATTTAAGTCCAGCTCTTTGGCCAGTACCTGCGCCTTGCTGAATGCGGCAATGGCTTTTGCTTTATTATTTCCGCTGTTAATGGCGTTAACACCCTCCTCAATAAGCTGATCGTACGTCTCCTGCTGTAGCAGCTTCTCCTTCAGTCGTTTGGCGTTTTCATCTTCCTTGTTCTTACTGTCATCAGGCTTAGGAGCTTCGGATGATGGTACCTTAGACGGCTCTGCTGGTGGTATTACCGACTGACTTTGGGAATCAGCCGTTATAGCTTTCTTCGCGTCGGTGGCGGCTTTATTCAGGGCAGCTACATCCTTTCGGGAAGGGTCAAGCAGTAAGGCACTGTTAGTCAGTTCGATTACCCGATCATAGTCTTTGCGATGGTAAGCCAGCCTGGCTTTGGCATAAGCAACATCTATGCGGGTAGCCAGTGACTCTTTTGTCTCACCCGGCCTGGGTTCTATTGCTCCTGTTCGCGAACGCTCTGGTGAAGATTCCGTTTTAGTAACAGCACCTAGTCCAACACCCGCGACCGATACACTATCTGGCTTTTCGGAGTGGCCTGTTTTTATACTCAATGGGCTAATATACCAGGCTAGCGCAGCCACCACGATAGCTGCCGGAACGACAGCCGCCCACGGGAAAGTCCGCCCCGGTACCGGTGTACTGACAACAGGCGGCAAAACAGGTGCTGGTGGTGCAGCTTCCCGCGGAACAGCTGGAGTCGCTGCCCGTTGTAATGATGCGTAGGTCTCGACAGCAGCAGGCTTGGGTTGGGTAACCGGCAGATTGATGACGGGTAAGCCCGGCTCGTCAAACACATCGGTACGCTCCTCTACATACGCATCGGTCAACTCAGGCTCCTCTATTTTTGGTTGAGGCTGAGATTTAGGTCGTAACTCCTCAATACAAAACGCCAATCCGCGAATGGCCGCTTCGTGCGTTGGTTGATGCCCAAGCACTTGTTCATAGCAACTTTTAGCCGGTTCAAAAAGCTGTTGATCCAGCAACCGCCCGGCTTTTGTCAGCAACGCCGTAATCTCCTGCTCGAGAATGCCTTTTTTGCATTGGTCAACCCCGTTCAGTGCTTCCGTATTATGCTCCCGTTTGGCAAGGATCTGATCAAACAGGACAAGGGCTTCTTCGTACCGCTGCCTGTTAACCAGCGCCCGGGCGTCGGACAACTGCTGTGGAATGAAATCCAGCAAGTCCAGCAATTCGTCCTCTTTACGAACCCGTTCGCGAATATCCCGCACCAGACACCGGCGGATCATGGCCCGGTACGGTTCGGCAATCTGGTCAAGGCGGGCGGGTAGCTGAACGGTAATAATTTTCTTTTCAATCTCCCGCCGAACAGACTGCTCACTGCTGTTACGCAGGTCGGACCGAAATGGTTTTTCGCCCGTCATTAGCTCGTACAGAATGACGCCAAAAGCCCATAAGTCGAGGTTGAAACTCACCCGGCTCCCTTCAATCTGCTCGGGGGCTTTGTAAGATGGTGTCCCGCGACCGTCACTCAGGTCGAAATCAGAGCTATCCAGTTCGTCGTCGCTCACCAGTTTACTAAGCCCGAAATCAGCAATTTTGGGAATAAACCGCCCGGCATTATCACGCGAAATAAGGATGTTCGCCGGTTTGAAATCACGGTGAACAATCCGGTTTTTGTGCAGATGCTGTAGCCCCAGCAGAATGCCTTTCGTGATGTCGTACTTTTGGGTGGGTGTGAGGGGTTCCCGTCGCAATAAGTCAGCCAGATTGCCATCGGGATAATACTTCATGATCGCAAAATCGCTGACGCTGGTATCGGTCTCAAGTCGGTAACAGGCATCATACCGGGCTATGTTAGCCTGCCGGGGTACTCGCTTGGCCAGTTCAACTTCGGCCCGCAGGGATTTTGTGTCGTTCCCTTTGAACTCGCTGATCTTTATGGCTACCCACTCCGTTTCCAGCTGATCTTCGACTTTTATTACCCTGCCATACGAGCCACTACCCAACAAAGCCCCATCATCATTGGGGCGAATTGGGTAGCGTTTCCTGAAGTCATGAAAGGTCGTAAACGGTTGATTCATCGCGTTCGGTTAAAGTTCAGTCACAGATTTTTGTCAACGATAGGCCAATGGCAGGCTATCCGAAAAGCGCCCGTAAAACATGGGCGTTTGCCGTCCCTGCGTTCGCTTCTTCAACTGCGGAGATACGTATTGGTGTAATTCTTTAATGGTGACAATGCCGTTTCCGTCGAGGTCGGCCTTACCGGACAGGCCCCGCAGCAGGAAATACGTAAAGGCCCCACCCGCCAGCCGACTATCCTCAACGGCCAATTGGGTAGATCGGCTGGCCAGTAGCATGGCTACGTTACTGCGATCTGTCTGGCTTGGGGTAACAAGCTGTTGGGCCTCCCGCCGGGCTGTCAGTTTCCGGGTCATACCGCCCGAGAGGCAGGCATCAGCAATGCATAATTTTGTTTTCGCGCCGGAGCGGTAAAAGGCGGTTTTTATATCCCGGTACGTGAGTAAGCCATCAGGCTTGCCAGGTTCAACGTCGTAGGGGACAAAACTGTCTGGCATACCGTGTCCCGAAAAATAGAGAATGATTCGATCCGCTTCCGTAGCCTGCTGAAACACAGCAAGCTGCTGCTCAATAGCGGCCTGCGTAGCCTGGCGATTTGTCAGCAGCCGAATGTTGGAAGCGGGTACGCTCCCACCCGATTTACTTTGCAGAAAAGCCGCAAACTGGCGGGCATCCCGATCAGCAAACCGTAAATCGCCGGTTGCATAAGACAGGGCTTTATAGTCGGAAATACCAACAACAACGGCATAGGTTTGCCCGGTAAACGCCCGTTGCTGAGCAGGCAGCAACAAACTCAACGCCAGGAGTAAATTAGTCAGCATAATTCGTGATGGTATGGATAGACTGCGCCGAATCGGTATGAGCTACATAACTAATACCGATCAGATAACCGGAGTAATTATCTTTTGAGTGCGCACTACAGAGGGCCTGCAATGACTCCGACTTGGCCTGGTCGGGCATGTTGCTGGCCAGTACGGTTTCCAGAATATACGTATCGATGGCTTCGAGAACGCCATCGGTGCACATAAAGAAATAATCGCCCGCCTGAACATCGGTCAGTGTAACGATATCGGCCATCAGTTTTACAGGCTCGCCTTCCTTATCCGTCACACTCGCCATAACTGCCCGACTCAGTCGATTTCGCCAGGGGTGCGTTAGGGCTTGCGTGGCCGTGATGATACCAGCCTCAACCATATCTTCGACCTGTCGGTGATCCTTAGTCTGAAAAATCACCTGACCCGCCCGCAGTTGATACACCCGGCTATCACCAATATGACAGATCGTAGCGCCCTGTTGGTGCAGTTGCAGCAACGCCAGCGTTGACCCCATCCGGCTAAGCAAAGGGTTCTGTGCCAGATAGGTGCGATAAGCCTCGTAAGCTCGGTTGAGTATGACCTGTATGTGGGCGGCATCCAGCGTTGGGTTGCCCATCGTTATAACATAGTCTGCTACGGCCTCACAGAGCAGCTTACTGGCCACTTCCCCCTTGTCGGCCCCGCCCATTCCGTCACAAACGACAAAAAGCTCTGTTTGCTCAGTCGCCTTGTCGACATTCGGATACAGGTAATCCTGGTTATTGGTCCGTTGGCCGAGGTGCGAAAAAGCCATTGGAAATGCTCGATAGATTTTCATGCGTTATTGGGTACGGTCGGGGTTGAAATCCAGCTCGACTTTGTAGGTGTCGAGCATGGCTGAGGGAATCACGTAATGCGACAGGCGAAAGCTATCAACGCCACCGAGGGTAACAATTCCTTCATCTTCCACATCAACAATTTCTGTTTTCTGCAAGGGTGTAGCGTTCAGCTTTGTCCCATTCAGGCTGTATTGATGCGTTTTCCCATCATTATCAATGGCTCCATCCTGTAAGTGGTAGCGTAGCTGACCGGTCCATTTATCGAACGCGACAGTTAGGGTGCTGTGTCGGCGGCTGATGAAACACCGACCATTGTGCATAAACCGATCTAGCTGAACGGTGCATAAATCCGACGTACCAATGACGTTTCGTCCAAATTGGAGCGGATAAATCAGTTGGGAATCGCCCAGATAAGTTAGCTGACCAAAAGCGGGTAAGCCACGCACAATGTTCTCGTCATACTGAAACCCAGCAGACAGTGTATTGATTGCCCCGCAACCAAGATGCGAGCACACAATTGAGCCGCGTTCGGCGTCAGCGGCACGAACCATGATCCGACGGCCACACTGCCGACAGTCGATAAGAGTTGTTTTAAATACGCTCATGCCCGTTACTCGTCCATGTCATGTACATCTCCATCGTTGACATAGGTATCATCGGGCTCATGGGAATCGGCCAGATACACGGTGTCATCATCGTCCTCGGTTTCGTTCAGAAGATGTTCGTCAGTGGGCGCTGCTGGCGCAGGTGTAGGGTCAACCAGTTCTGGCTCAAGGATTGAATCGACCACTTCTTTCCCCATGCTGTCTTCCAGCCCCTGGCTAAACTGATCGTTGCTCAGCACAAATGGTTTGTCGATCCTTTCGATTTCTACCAGTTCGCCGTTCAATGAATCAAAGCGCATAATTGTATCCAGACCATCATCACCACGGGCATCAACAATCCGGTAGGTATAGCCATCGGCCCCTTCCATCACCAGCGTATCAATAATGCCATCCTGGTCGAAATCGAGCCCCATAACGCGTTGGCCATTTAAGTGCCCTTCTATAATGGTTGGCTCTGTGGCTTCGGCTGAGGAATGTGTTGCCGGAGTGCCTGCCACTGCCTGTCTGTAGGGCTTAACAGGCAGTTCCTCCTGTGTAATCATTTCCGTGAATTCCTGGCGTTGTTCCAGAGAAAGGCTGCTCCACTCCTCTTTCTCGAAGGTATTGTACCAGCGTCCGTGCCAGCTGAAAACCCCACCCACGCCCACTTCTTTGCGAGCCGTTTCAAAAGCCTGTTCGAAAGACATGGTATCGGCTACTTTACCGGATGCGTCGATGTCCGTCGGCAAAGCAACTGGTTGAGTTGAGGTACCGGTGCTAGTGGTGGATTCTGCTGGGTCTGAATCAGTTGAACCAGTTGTATCAGTAGACTTCCCTGACCCCTTTGTTATGGCCCAGGCCGCCCCGCCCATTAATAAGGTAGCGGAGGAGATGGCCAGTAATTTTTTCTGGTTGGTGCTAAGACCTGACTTGGCGGGTGTGGTAGCTTGTGGCATGGAATAAGCGTCCGTTGGTAAATCGGTTAGTTTAGAAAGTTGTGACATGGTCGATAGAAACTATGTGTTGAAAGTTGCCGGTATATCTGCTCCGGCTGAAAAAGGTGAGTCGGAAAGTCAGATTTTTTTTAGCTGACCCAGATTGCCTGACAACGGCGGCAAGTCTTTTGTGCTGCCAGAAGGTCCCAATCACGTGTACCAAATGGATCGCGGCAGGCCGGATTCGGACACCTATACACGTCACGGTATTCTCTATCGATTATTTCGAGTTTCTCGTCGGTCGACAGCAGCGTAGAGCTTAGCGTAGGGATGAGTACACTCAGCCCTGCCCCCGACATAATCTGAATAAAGGGCAACGCACCTCCGCCAGTAGACAGCACGGCAGTTATGCCCACAACGGAGGAAAGTATAACGCTACCCGTTCGAATCATTTTCTCCCGGTTGCGGCAATCCCGACGTAGCCGGGGGTATTGCTCATAAACCAGTTTTAACGCGGCAAAAGAAGAAGTAAAATCGAGCGGCTGTACTGCCACTGTTGATTTGGCTGGTGACGGGGGAGCTTCCGGGGCCACAACAGGCTGCGGCTGCGCTTTGGCAAGTGGCCGGGCAGCCTTGTCAGGCAACAACGCGACCAGTTGCTGACAGGTCATCTCTGTTTCGGCAAGTCGAATCAGGTCCTGCTCACCCACTACCTTTCGGGTAACTCTCAGGCCGTTAACATAAGAGCCATTTTTACTCTGAAGGTCTTCAAGAATGAAATTTGAAGGCGTACAATAAATCAATCGGGCATGATGCCCACTTATTTTACTATCTGAAATAACAAGCTGATTATCAGCAGTCCGGCCTATTGAATAGGATGGCAGGTGACTTAACTCGTCAATAAATTGTTCGAGTTTATTCTCACTTATCGGTAAGGGTGGCATGGAGTAGATAACGGGTACTACTCAGCAAGGTATAGTATAGGTGACCTTTAATATGAATATTTCTTATTTATTTTTTAATCGGTATAAAAACGCAAATAAAAATAAACGATTAATTAACTTTTGAAAAACGAATGCATACAAATTATAACATTCAGGTAAATACGTTCTAACTAT is a window of Spirosoma linguale DSM 74 DNA encoding:
- a CDS encoding PKD domain containing protein (PFAM: PKD domain containing protein; Fibronectin type III domain protein~SMART: PKD domain containing protein~KEGG: gur:Gura_3011 LamG domain-containing protein), which produces MILSCNPWDLPTKKSQRECVKPSGTLNAQPQQRIVDFSISGGSGTIDKVVWDFGNGSTATTTGLTTKYTYPANGTYTVKATLTNTCGLETTLQQVVTVSDAVKPTVTLQAITAYSATTAVAGMSITSNGNAPIIRYGVCYSAVKQSPEVDIDKTESFTTTAPLNTALPVSLTNLQPNTLYYVRSFAVNSAGLISYSTVQTFQTGQNPAVAVNGTASVGITTAGINFIVSNLGNPAAYEFGIYYSSTTSTPDVNSPAAKVASPSVGNPIVITLNDLTPSKIYYYRAYARLSSGEIIYGPILSFTTQADPVSQDLIASVSFNDKSLQDVSGYNNHVKLVDNATFTTDRNGRANSAILLDGSGDYFYMDDNSSLNPDAMTVSLWIKPVAINGRMQIYNKSRFSDGLPQTYSSLIKLEGDVGPALTFMTNIKQNSNCVGGVGWQDLAFTSPVVLNTWYHLVFTYSGRSARMYFNNILVFKTDNLPATAIDKCPGGELKFGAQYQSLPWYFNGAMDDIRIYKRAITAAEVETLFKQ
- a CDS encoding hypothetical protein (KEGG: tcx:Tcr_2155 hypothetical protein) produces the protein MKLSEDQYEIIEAYLTNELSAPDRASFERDLLTDAELRAEVDRQRTIRMGLRALGIERALERAKSQYKAELERTETAPAEQPVVRPFISWRYWAAAASIVAVLGAGYYTYQQTIGQQSDIAFAETLASDPAAELTKDFPAGALTPSTRTEFLEALKKYKAGKYDEVIARLKTLPADKQSIHYKNYFLGLSYLANKQPGAAIPLLSKAQASSSLAIRQKAEWFLALAYVKNEQKEKALPMLKKISTNRAHPFNALAKQVLQKVQ
- a CDS encoding IstB domain protein ATP-binding protein (PFAM: IstB domain protein ATP-binding protein~KEGG: tau:Tola_2684 IstB domain protein ATP-binding protein), translating into MNNQATLDRLRDLKLVGMYQAFETLLRLPLHQQPPADELLAQLTEAEHEYRQHRRTQMAIRAARFRYQASLEELHYGPGRNLDKTLVLRLADCRFIDRAENIFLTGSTGCGKSYVASALGYQACQLGYRVGYHNLIRLIQRLQLAKADGSYQREMSRLERQHLLILDDWGLQPLDQNGRLALLQIMEDRHGKAATIITSQLPVSKWHEYIDDPTLADAILDRLTHKAHRMELKGESMRRKQSLAAEK
- a CDS encoding Integrase catalytic region (PFAM: Integrase catalytic region~KEGG: maq:Maqu_3180 integrase catalytic subunit): MANQRLPMHLLRQILLLQQQHKSIRDIARSLGLARNTVRGYLRMLPDPATLSLPQLSDQQLDELVQSRPPAPSPDAPLTILQQRFAQIDRELTRPGVTRYSLWLDYKAEHPNGYQYTQFCHYYQLWSQRQQTSMHIEHKAGDKLFVDFAGKRLSLVDQTTGEVRPVEFFVAVLGCSQLTYAQVVATQRKEDFITALQNALHYFGGVPAAIVPDNLKAAVIRSDRYEPQINETLADFALHYQTTILPARSGKPRDKALVEGAVNILYRRIYAPLRNEVFHRLDDLNAAIRPLLDAHNQMRFQNRGHSRQSQFEERERMHLMGLPNTAYLIKHYAGSRVQKNGHVLLSEDKHYYSVPYRYIGQWVRLIYTASSVEVYCQHQRIATHQRLQGQYHYSTLKEHLPPAHQWISDWSPETFVRRADRIGPQTRQAVEAILTSRAHPEQAYKSCQGVLSLEKKVGRERLERACQRALCYQSVSYKVIRSIIERGLDTLSDASPVSSVPSHENIRGASAYQ
- a CDS encoding RNA polymerase, sigma-24 subunit, ECF subfamily (TIGRFAM: RNA polymerase sigma factor, sigma-70 family~PFAM: Sigma-70 region 4 type 2~KEGG: reh:H16_A1096 DNA-directed RNA polymerase sigma subunit (RpoE,sigma24)) yields the protein MSIRPLPIFSTEQALFDGLSRRDERAYSFLYAETYPSFRYWVLTNSGSEMDAEDAFQKGLMSFLLNLETGQYQLQTGTRITTVVFEYCKRVWLTELKSARLQKRAVMPDTIDSIDTMDVAKDMERMEVVNAVRQSLGQLKDECRKLIEWFYVDDLSLREIAERLGMKESSVKSKRYDCAEKLKAFYQQTATKLGL